The following coding sequences lie in one Arachis hypogaea cultivar Tifrunner chromosome 9, arahy.Tifrunner.gnm2.J5K5, whole genome shotgun sequence genomic window:
- the LOC112710343 gene encoding galacturonosyltransferase 8 — protein MANSQTKGNRSFSFSFRVLTSAISIALCIFFTFSFLFTTHHYHHRHNNNIGSDGVARGFGSVTRSILALKTDPLKPRLDHIKKQAEDHRILALMYASYAKKLKLESSKVVRVFAELSRDFSYLMNKPRYTSLFGSDGVIDEAVLRQLEKEVKERIKTARQVIGEAKESFDNQLKIQKLKDTIFAVNEQLTKAKKQGAFSSLIAAKSIPKSLHCISMRLMEERIAHPEKYLDEGKPTAPELEDPNLCHYAIFSDNVVAASVVVNSATKNAKEPWKHVFHVVTDKMNLGAMQVMFKLKDYNGAHIEVKAVEDYTFLNSSYVPVLRQLESANLQKFYFENKLENATKDTTNMKFRNPKYLSILNHLRFYLPEMYPKLHRILFLDDDIVVQKDLTGLWKIDMDGKVNGAVETCFGSFHRYAQYMNFSHPLIKAKFNPKACAWAYGMNFFDLDAWRREKCTEEYHYWQNLNENRTLWKLGTLPPGLITFYSTTKPLEKSWHVLGLGYNPSISMEEINNAAVVHFNGNMKPWLDIAMNQFKPLWTKFVDFQLEFVQSCNFGL, from the exons TGATGGTGTTGCACGTGGATTTGGATCTGTAACGAGATCCATTCTGGCCTTGAAAACAGATCCATTGAAGCCTCGGTTGGACCACATCAAGAAGCAAGCCGAGGATCACCGCATACTTGCATTGATGTATGCATCCTATGCAAAGAAACTCAAGCTTGAGAGCTCCAAGGTTGTTAGAGTTTTTGCCGAACTCTCAAGGGACTTCTCGTATCTAATGAACAAACCTCGGTACACTTCCCTCTTCGGCTCTGATGGGGTAATCGATGAAGCAGTGCTTCGCCAATTGGAAAAGGAAGTAAAGGAGCGGATTAAGACAGCTCGCCAAGTAATTGGTGAAGCCAAAGAATCATTTGATAATCAGCTAAAGATTCAGAAGTTGAAGGACACAATTTTCGCTGTGAATGAGCAGTTGACCAAGGCAAAGAAGCAAGGAGCTTTCTCCAGCTTGATTGCAGCTAAGTCAATCCCGAAGAGCTTGCACTGTATCTCAATGAGGTTGATGGAGGAGAGGATTGCACATCCAGAGAAGTATTTGGATGAGGGGAAGCCTACTGCTCCAGAACTTGAAGATCCTAACCTTTGTCACTATGCCATATTCTCGGACAACGTCGTTGCAGCATCTGTTGTGGTCAATTCAGCCACAAAGAATGCAAAGGAACCGTGGAAACATGTGTTTCATGTTGTGACTGATAAGATGAATCTTGGAGCGATGCAAGTGATGTTTAAGTTGAAGGATTATAATGGGGCACATATTGAGGTTAAGGCAGTTGAAGACTACACGTTCCTGAATTCATCGTACGTGCCGGTGCTTCGACAGCTGGAATCTGCTAACCTGCAGAAATTTTACTTTGAAAACAAGCTTGAGAATGCCACAAAGGACACTACAAATATGAAATTCAGGAATCCAAAGTATTTGTCGATACTAAACCACCTGAGATTTTACTTGCCTGAGATGTATCCAAAGCTCCATAGGATTCTGTTTTTGGATGATGACATAGTGGTTCAGAAGGACCTTACTGGGTTATGGAAGATTGATATGGATGGCAAGGTGAATGGAGCTGTAGAAACATGTTTTGGATCATTCCATAGATATGCACAGTACATGAATTTCTCACACCCCTTGATAAAAGCAAAATTCAACCCTAAGGCTTGCGCATGGGCGTATGGAatgaatttctttgatttggaTGCTTGGAGAAGGGAAAAGTGCACGGAAGAGTACCATTATTGGCAGAATCTG AATGAGAACAGGACATTATGGAAACTAGGGACATTACCTCCAGGTCTTATCACATTCTACTCAACCACAAAGCCACTAGAGAAATCATGGCATGTTCTTGGGCTTGGTTATAACCCAAGCATCAGCATGGAAGAGATCAACAATGCGGCAGTGGTCCACTTCAATGGTAACATGAAACCATGGCTTGACATTGCTATGAATCAGTTTAAGCCACTTTGGACAAAGTTTGTTGACTTTCAGTTGGAGTTTGTTCAATCCTGCAATTTTGGTCTCTAA